GCCTCCGCCCGCCCGGGAGCGAGGTCGCAGACGGCGTGCAGCCGCACCCGGTCCGTGATGTCGTCCTGGCTGAGATGGGGCAGGATCCCCCGCTGGGAGATCATGCCCGCCCCCACGACGCCGATGCCAACGGTGTCCGCCATCGATCAGCCTCCAGGTGAGTGTGTGGTCGCCGGTGCCGGGACGGTGGTCTCGAGAGACGCGACGACTCCCTCACGTGACGATCGATCCGCCTGCTCGAGGATCTCCAGCACGTGGATCGCGTGAGCCGCCGACAGCACCGGCGCCGCGCCCGACGCGATGCAGTCGATCAGGTGCTCCACCCCGAGCAGATGGTCGGGCCCCTCGGCGCGGCCCGTCCGCGGGACCTCGATCGCCGCCCACGTACCGTCCGGAGCGAGCATCTCCACCGGGGACGAGACGTCCAGCCAGCTGAAGGCGATCGTGCCGTCCGTGCCCATCAGCTCCACCTCGGCCGACCGCGTGCCGTGCGACGTGTAGTTCGCCTCGATCGTCGCGATCCTCGCCGCACCCAGATCGAGCAGCGCCGTCCACGCATCGTCGACCTCGATGTCGACGTGCGCCCCCGCCGACGGCCCGTCCGGCACGGTGAATCCCCGGCCGACGCGGGCACTCATCGCCGCCACCCGTCGAGCGGACCCGACCAGGCCCGTGATCGCGTGCAGGGGATACACCCCCAGATCCACCAACGGTCCTCCACCGGGCGAGAAGTACGGGGTGGGGTCCGAGCCGAACCCCGGCCACGGAGGCACGGCGCCCATGGCGACCCCTCGAACGGTGTGGACGGACCCGATCCGTCCCTCCGCGAGGAGCCGCTGCACCGAGCGGACCTGCGGGAACAGCATCACGGACGGCGCCGCCACCAGCACGAGCCCCCGCTCGGCGGCCGTCCGTTCGAGCCGTCGGCCCTCGGTCACCGACCCCGCGAGCGGCTTCTCGCTGTAGACGTGCACACCGGCCTCCAGCGCCATGAGCGTCGTCTCGAAGTGGGACTGGATCGGCGTGAGGTTGACCAGCGCGTCGATCCGGGCTTCCTCGAGCATCGTCGCCTCGTCGGTGAACCACCGTGCGCCGTGCCGCTCGGCGACCGCGCGAGCACGCGCCTCGGTGCGCCCGCAGACCGCCACGATCTCGGCACGGTCGGCGATGCGACCGAACTCCGGCAGGTAGTCGCGGTGTGCGACGTCGCCGGGCCCGAGGACCGCGAGACGGAGCCGATCTCCCATGCTTCCTCCTGCTCAGGTAGGCCGAACGTTCAGCCGGGCGCGGAACCGGTAGCGGTCGCCTCGGTAGGCGATCCGGCTCGCTTCGAGCGGTCGCCCGTGTTGGTCGAAGGTCGTCTGGGTGGTCACGAGCACGGGCCAGGAACGCGGGAGGTCGAGCACGCGAGCGAGCTCGTCACCGGCCTCGACGGCTTCCACCGTGGTCTCGGCGAAGGTCGGCA
This Actinomycetota bacterium DNA region includes the following protein-coding sequences:
- a CDS encoding Gfo/Idh/MocA family oxidoreductase, producing the protein MGDRLRLAVLGPGDVAHRDYLPEFGRIADRAEIVAVCGRTEARARAVAERHGARWFTDEATMLEEARIDALVNLTPIQSHFETTLMALEAGVHVYSEKPLAGSVTEGRRLERTAAERGLVLVAAPSVMLFPQVRSVQRLLAEGRIGSVHTVRGVAMGAVPPWPGFGSDPTPYFSPGGGPLVDLGVYPLHAITGLVGSARRVAAMSARVGRGFTVPDGPSAGAHVDIEVDDAWTALLDLGAARIATIEANYTSHGTRSAEVELMGTDGTIAFSWLDVSSPVEMLAPDGTWAAIEVPRTGRAEGPDHLLGVEHLIDCIASGAAPVLSAAHAIHVLEILEQADRSSREGVVASLETTVPAPATTHSPGG